The Miscanthus floridulus cultivar M001 chromosome 7, ASM1932011v1, whole genome shotgun sequence genome includes a region encoding these proteins:
- the LOC136466649 gene encoding tyrosine-sulfated glycopeptide receptor 1-like produces the protein MQPLHFSYKKYNISLPLPVLAISLVLLLSLATPISSCTEQEKTSLLQFLAGLSKDSDLVKSWQEGTDCCKWEGVTCNENKTVIEVSLQSRGLEGSITSLGNLTSLKHLNLSYNSLYGNLPRELVSSSSIIVLDISFNQISGDLHELPSSTSGQPLKVLNISSNLFTGQFTIATWKGMENLVALNASNNSFTGQIPSHLCNISPNLAILELSHNKLSGSIHPGLGNCSKLKVLKAGHNHLSGTLPDELFNATLLEHLSFSSNSLHGILEGTHIAELTNLVILDLGENNFSGKVPDSIVQLKKLQELHLGYNSMSGELPSTLSNCTNLTNIDLGNNNFSGELTKVNFSNLPNLKILDLRENNFSGKIPETIYACHSLTALRLSSNNFEGQLSKGLGNLKSLSFLSLSGNSFTNLTNALQILKSSKNLTTLLIGPNFMNETMPDDESIDGFENLQVLAIDNCLLLGKVPLWISKIVKLEMLFLQGNRLSGLIPTWINTLDYLFYLDLSNNSLTGDIPKELMNMPMLTSEKTAAHLDPRIFDLTVYYGPSLQYRIPIAFPKVLYLSSNRFTGVIPQEIGQLNALLSLDISSNNLTGPIPPSICNLTNLLALDLSNNNLTGRIPAALENLHFLSTFNISNNNLEGPIPTGGQFSTFQNSSFEGNPKLCGSMLAHQCSSAQASPVTRKEQKKMVSIAIAFGVFFAGIAILLLLGRLLVSIRVKCLAAKSRREDSGDVETTSFNSSSEHELVMMPQGKGDRNKLTFSDIVKSTNNFSKENIIGCGGYGLVYKAELPDGSKLAIKKLNSEMCLMEREFTAEVEALSMAQHENLVPLWGYCIHGNSRFLIYSFMENGSLDDWLHNRDDDASTFLDWPMRLKIAQGASRGLSCIHNVCKPHIVHRDIKCSNILLDKEFKAYVADFGLARLILPNKTHVTTELVGTLGYIPPEYGHGWVATLRGDIYSFGVVLLELLTGLRPVPVLSTSKELVPWVLEMRSHGKQIEVLDPTLRGTGHEEQMLMMLEVACKCVNHNASMRPAIMEVVLCLESINAGLQTQESAKT, from the coding sequence ATGCAGCCACTCCATTTTTCATACAAGAAATACAACATTAGTTTACCCCTACCTGTCCTTGCCATTTCTCTTGTGCTGCTGCTGTCCTTGGCCACCCCCATCAGTTCTTGCACGGAGCAGGAGAAGACATCTCTCCTCCAGTTCCTTGCTGGGCTCTCGAAGGATTCTGATCTCGTCAAGTCATGGCAAGAAGGCACTGATTGCTGCAAATGGGAAGGGGTCACCTGCAATGAAAACAAGACGGTCATTGAGGTCTCTCTGCAATCTAGAGGCCTTGAAGGGAGTATCACGTCTCTTGGAAACCTCACCAGCCTGAAGCATCTTAACTTGTCCTACAATTCGCTGTACGGTAACCTGCCCCGGGAATTGGTGTCATCCAGCAGTATCATTGTCCTCGACATCAGCTTTAACCAGATCAGTGGAGACTTGCATGAACTACCATCTTCGACCTCTGGCCAACCTCTAAAGGTACTAAACATCTCAAGCAACTTGTTTACAGGGCAGTTTACAATCGCGACATGGAAGGGGATGGAGAATCTAGTGGCGCTCAATGCCAGCAACAACAGCTTTACTGGGCAGATTCCAAGTCATTTATGTAACATATCACCAAACCTTGCTATCCTTGAACTCAGTCACAACAAACTCAGTGGCAGTATACACCCAGGGCTTGGTAATTGCTCCAAGCTCAAAGTGCTCAAGGCTGGCCACAACCACCTCAGTGGGACTCTCCCTGATGAACTCTTCAATGCTACCTTGTTGGAGCACCTCTCTTTTTCCAGCAACAGTTTACATGGAATACTTGAGGGCACACATATTGCCGAACTCACTAATCTGGTCATCCTTGATCTTGGAGAAAATAATTTCAGCGGAAAGGTACCTGATTCCATAGTTCAGCTCAAGAAATTGCAGGAACTTCATTTGGGCTATAACAGCATGTCTGGGGAGCTGCCATCCACCCTGAGCAACTGCACAAATCTCACAAACATCGACCTCGGGAACAACAATTTCAGTGGAGAACTCACCAAGGTCAATTTCTCCAACTTACCCAATCTAAAAATCTTAGATCTTAGGGAGAACAACTTCAGTGGCAAAATTCCAGAAACCATATACGCATGCCACAGCCTTACTGCACTACGTCTATCTTCAAACAATTTCGAAGGCCAGTTATCAAAGGGACTAGGCAATCTGAAGTCACTCTCGTTCCTTTCACTTAGTGGCAACAGTTTTACGAATTTGACAAATGCACTTCAGATACTAAAGAGCTCCAAAAACCTCACCACCCTTCTTATTGGGCCCAACTTCATGAATGAGACCATGCCAGATGATGAAAGCATTGATGGTTTTGAGAATCTACAGGTTTTGGCCATCGATAATTGTCTACTGTTGGGGAAAGTACCTCTTTGGATATCAAAGATAGTAAAATTGGAGATGCTGTTTTTGCAAGGCAATCGACTAAGCGGACTGATACCAACCTGGATAAACACCCTGGACTATCTTTTCTATTTAGACCTATCGAACAACAGCCTTACAGGGGATATTCCAAAAGAATTAATGAATATGCCAATGCTAACTTCAGAGAAGACTGCAGCTCATTTGGACCCAAGGATCTTTGATCTCACAGTTTATTATGGTCCATCACTTCAATACCGCATACCAATTGCTTTTCCTAAAGTGCTTTATCTAAGCAGTAACAGATTCACGGGTGTGATTCCCCAAGAGATCGGTCAGTTGAATGCCCTCCTTTCACTCGATATCAGCTCAAACAACTTAACAGGACCAATCCCCCCATCCATCTGCAACCTCACAAACCTGCTGGCGCTAGACTTGTCCAACAATAATCTCACAGGTAGAATCCCAGCTGCATTGGAGAACCTGCACTTCCTTTCCACTTTCAACATTTCTAACAATAACCTGGAAGGGCCTATTCCAACTGGTGGCCAGTTTAGCACATTTCAGAATTCTAGCTTTGAGGGGAATCCAAAGCTATGTGGCTCTATGCTTGCCCATCAATGCAGTTCAGCTCAAGCATCTCCAGTCACCAGAAAAGAACAAAAGAAGATGGTTAGTATTGCAATTGCATTTGGCGTGTTCTTTGCAGGGATTGCCATTCTTCTGTTGCTGGGTCGTCTCCTTGTCTCAATCAGGGTAAAGTGTTTAGCAGCGAAAAGTAGAAGGGAGGATAGTGGAGATGTTGAAACGACTTCATTCAATTCCAGCTCAGAGCATGAACTGGTCATGATGCCACAAGGCAAGGGAGACAGAAACAAGCTCACATTCTCTGACATTGTAAAATCTACAAATAACTTCAGCAAGGAGAACATCATTGGGTGTGGTGGTTACGGTCTAGTCTACAAAGCCGAGCTACCTGATGGATCCAAGCTTGCAATTAAGAAGCTCAACAGTGAAATGTGCCTTATGGAAAGGGAGTTCACTGCTGAGGTTGAAGCACTCTCCATGGCCCAGCATGAAAATCTTGTGCCACTGTGGGGTTATTGCATCCATGGAAACTCTAGGTTCctcatatattcttttatggaGAATGGCAGTTTAGATGATTGGCTTCACAACAGGGATGACGATGCTAGCACATTTCTTGACTGGCCGATGAGGCTGAAAATTGCCCAAGGAGCAAGCCGTGGTCTTTCCTGCATCCATAATGTCTGCAAGCCGCACATTGTCCATCGTGACATAAAATGTAGCAACATACTGCTTGACAAAGAATTCAAAGCTTATGTGGCAGATTTTGGGCTGGCAAGATTGATATTGCCCAATAAAACTCATGTTACGACCGAGCTGGTTGGTACTCTTGGTTACATTCCACCTGAGTATGGGCACGGGTGGGTGGCTACTCTGAGAGGTGATATATACAGCTTCGGAGTTGTCCTACTGGAGCTACTCACAGGATTGCGACCTGTTCCTGTTCTGTCAACATCAAAAGAACTTGTTCCGTGGGTGCTGGAGATGAGGTCTCATGGAAAGCAGATTGAGGTCCTTGATCCAACACTCCGTGGCACAGGGCATGAAGAGcaaatgctgatgatgcttgaagtTGCTTGTAAGTGTGTGAACCATAACGCTTCCATGAGGCCAGCTATAATGGAAGTAGTCTTATGCCTGGAAAGCATCAATGCTGGCTTGCAGACACAAGAGTCAGCCAAGACATAA
- the LOC136466651 gene encoding tyrosine-sulfated glycopeptide receptor 1-like, with product MQSLHFSYKKYRSRLPIPVLVIALVLLISLSTPTSSCTEQEKTSLLQFLAGLSKDSGLAKSWKEEGTDCCKWQGITCNGNKAVTEVSLPCRDLEGSIGLSLGNLTDLQYLNLSYNSLSGGLPLGLVSSSSIIVLDVSFNQLSGDLIELSASTPGQPLQVLNISSNLFTGQFTSTTWKGMENLAVLNASNNSFTGLIPSHFCNISPSFAVLELCYNQFSGRVPPGLGNCSMLRVFKAGQNNLSGALPDDIFNATSLEYLSLPSNELQGALDGSHITNLKNLTTLNLGGNNFSSSIPDSIGQLKRLQELHLDHNSMTGELPSTLSSCTDLITIDLKSNSFSGDLVKVNFSTLKNLRTLDLLYNTFTGTIPESIYSCTNLTALRLSGNKLHGQLSQKIVNLKSLTFLSIGENNFTNVTNTLQILKRFRNLTTLLMGSSFMGESIPEDETIHGFHNLQFLSMANSSLCGTIPLWLSKLTTLQILDLSGNQLTGPIPAWINRLKFLFYLDISNNSFIGEIPKSLMQMQMLTSKNTAAHFDPGILELPVYQGQSLQYHGIRAFPTVLNLASNNFTGAIPQEIGQLKMLLSLNISHNNLFKQIPQSICNLTDLEVLDLSNNHLTGAIPVALNNLHFLSQFSVANNDLEGPIPTGGQFSTFPISSFEGNPKLCGSILFRSCGSTGALPVSTKQHNKKIAFAIAFGVFFGAVIILLLLVCFLISTKGTTSIRKDTSTATEDVGASRSNTEQPFVILPQRKGEGSNFTFIDIVKATNKFDKENIIGCGGYGLVYKAELPDGSKLAIKKLNGEMCLMEREFTAEVDALSMAQHENLVPLWGYCIQGNSRFLIYSLMENGNLDDWLHNSDDDTSTSLDWLTRLRIAQGASRGLSYIHNVCKPHIVHRDIKSSNILLDKEFKAYVADFGLSRLILPNKTHVTTELVGTLGYIPPEYGQGWVATLRGDIYSFGVVLLELLTGLRPVPVLSTSKELVPWVLEMRSQGKQIEVLDPTLRGTGHEEQMLMMLEGACKCVNHNPVMRPSIMEVVSCLESIDAGLPTQKSAKT from the coding sequence ATGCAGTCACTCCACTTTTCATACAAGAAATACAGGAGTAGATTACCCATACCAGTTCTTGTCATTGCTCTTGTGCTGCTGATCTCTCTGTCCACCCCCACCAGTTCCTGCACAGAGCAGGAGAAGACATCTCTCCTCCAGTTCCTTGCTGGGCTCTCGAAGGATTCTGGTCTCGCCAAGTCatggaaggaagaaggaactgattgCTGCAAATGGCAAGGGATCACCTGCAACGGTAACAAGGCGGTCACTGAGGTCTCTTTGCCATGTAGAGACCTTGAAGGGTCCATCGGACTGTCTCTTGGGAACCTCACCGACCTGCAGTACCTAAACTTGTCCTACAACTCACTGTCCGGTGGCCTTCCGCTCGGATTGGTGTCATCCAGCAGCATCATCGTCCTCGACGTCAGCTTCAACCAGCTCAGTGGAGACCTGATTGAGCTGTCAGCTTCAACCCCGGGCCAGCCTCTACAGGTACTAAACATATCGAGCAACTTGTTTACAGGGCAGTTTACATCCACAACATGGAAGGGAATGGAGAATCTAGCCGTGCTCAATGCCAGCAACAATAGCTTTACTGGTTTGATACCAAGCCATTTCTGTAACATATCTCCATCCTTTGCTGTGCTTGAACTCTGCTACAACCAATTCAGTGGTAGAGTTCCTCCGGGGCTTGGTAATTGCTCCATGCTGAGAGTGTTCAAGGCTGGCCAAAACAACCTCAGTGGGGCACTCCCAGATGACATTTTTAATGCTACCTCGTTGGAGTACTTGTCTTTACCTAGCAATGAGTTACAAGGTGCACTAGATGGTTCACACATAACGAACCTAAAAAATCTGACAACTCTTAATCTTGGAGGGAACAACTTCAGCAGCAGTATTCCAGATTCCATAGGTCAGCTCAAGAGACTGCAGGAGCTCCATCTCGACCACAACAGCATGACAGGAGAGCTCCCATCAACTCTGAGCAGCTGCACAGATCTCATAACAATTGACCTCAAGAGCAACAGCTTCAGTGGAGACCTTGTCAAGGTCAATTTCTCCACCCTTAAAAATCTAAGAACTTTAGATCTCTTGTACAACACTTTCACTGGCACCATTCCAGAGAGTATCTACTCTTGCACTAATCTGACTGCACTGAGGCTATCAGGTAACAAGTTACATGGTCAGCTTTCACAAAAAATAGTTAATCTGAAGTCGCTCACCTTCCTATCAATAGGCGAAAACAATTTTACAAATGTCACAAATACACTTCAAATCCTCAAGAGATTCAGGAACCTAACGACTTTGCTTATGGGATCCAGTTTCATGGGTGAGTCCATTCCGGAGGATGAAACAATACATGGTTTTCACAATCTTCAGTTTCTGAGTATGGCTAATTCCTCATTATGTGGAACAATACCACTTTGGTTATCCAAGCTAACTACTTTACAGATCCTAGATTTATCTGGTAATCAACTCACTGGACCAATACCTGCATGGATCAACAGACTAAAGTTCCTCTTCTATCTAGATATATCGAACAACAGCTTTATAGGGGAAATTCCAAAATCTTTAATGCAGATGCAAATGCTAACATCAAAGAATACTGCAGCGCATTTTGATCCAGGAATCCTTGAGCTGCCTGTTTATCAAGGACAATCGCTTCAATACCATGGGATTAGAGCTTTTCCAACAGTGTTGAATCTTGCAAGTAACAACTTTACAGGGGCAATTCCTCAAGAGATTGGTCAACTGAAAATGCTCTTGTCACTCAATATAAGCCACAACAACTTATTCAAACAGATCCCACAATCAATCTGCAACCTCACAGACCTCGAGGTACTGGACTTATCCAATAATCATCTCACTGGAGCTATCCCGGTTGCACTGAACAATCTGCACTTCCTTTCCCAGTTTAGTGTGGCTAACAATGATCTTGAAGGGCCTATTCCAACTGGAGGACAGTTTAGCACATTTCCTATTTCTAGTTTCGAAGGGAACCCAAAGTTGTGTGGTTCTATCCTCTTTCGTAGCTGTGGATCTACTGGAGCACTTCCAGTCTCCACGAAACAACACAACAAGAAGATCGCTTTTGCAATTGCATTTGGTGTGTTCTTTGGAGCAGTTATAATTCTTCTATTGCTTGTGTGTTTCCTCATCTCAACCAAGGGTACAACATCCATAAGAAAGGATACAAGTACAGCCACTGAGGATGTAGGAGCTTCACGCTCTAATACAGAGCAACCATTTGTGATACTTCCACAAAGAAAGGGAGAAGGAAGTAATTTCACATTCATCGACATCGTGAAGGCAACAAATAAGTTTGACAAGGAGAACATCATTGGATGTGGTGGCTATGGACTAGTATACAAGGCTGAGCTACCTGATGGGTCCAAGCTCGCCATCAAGAAGCTTAACGGTGAGATGTGCCTCATGGAAAGGGAATTTACTGCAGAAGTTGATGCGTTGTCCATGGCACAGCATGAAAATCTAGTGCCACTGTGGGGCTACTGCATCCAGGGGAACTCGAGGTTCCTAATATATTCCTTGATGGAAAATGGCAATCTGGACGATTGGCTTCACAACAGTGATGATGATACCAGCACATCTCTTGACTGGCTGACGAGGCTCAGGATTGCCCAAGGAGCGAGCCGTGGCCTTTCTTATATCCATAATGTCTGCAAACCTCACATTGTCCACCGTGACATCAAATCCAGCAACATCCTACTTGACAAAGAATTCAAAGCTTATGTAGCAGATTTTGGGCTGTCAAGATTGATCCTGCCCAACAAAACTCATGTCACAACCGAGTTGGTTGGCACTCTTGGTTACATTCCACCTGAGTATGGCCAAGGGTGGGTGGCTACTCTGAGAGGTGATATATACAGTTTCGGAGTTGTCCTACTTGAGCTGCTCACAGGATTGCGACCTGTTCCAGTTCTGTCAACATCAAAAGAACTTGTCCCGTGGGTGCTGGAGATGAGGTCTCAGGGAAAACAGATTGAGGTCCTGGATCCAACACTCCGTGGCACAGGGCATGAAGAGcaaatgctgatgatgcttgaaggTGCTTGTAAGTGTGTGAACCATAATCCTGTCATGAGGCCCAGTATAATGGAAGTAGTCTCATGCCTGGAAAGCATAGATGCTGGCCTGCCGACGCAAAAGTCAGCCAAGACATGA